The Alosa sapidissima isolate fAloSap1 chromosome 6, fAloSap1.pri, whole genome shotgun sequence genome window below encodes:
- the magl gene encoding MAX gene-associated protein isoform X1, whose translation MANRSGTLWPSEHDMDSEIRVMLDNDSVWQEFHSIETEMLLTRKGRRMFPFCRYRLTGLAPRGLYFLVMDFQLLDEQRYRWTVEGRVPCGPSETHEARGRVYTHPSSPTTGSVWMEDPVVFRAVKLTSNLQNNDGLVVLHSNHRYIPRLHVVPFDPYGRNTVDLDSPETQTFVFPQTEFYAVSCYQNPRLIKLKIKHNPFASQFRHEEMQSDQLMQLPPGGAHESSASLSPDSKHAKGNKWAKKRSSLPSSAEYGLGASLVFKKRMHLSERSLGNDSSRLSGGLNCTEEMFCTDDESHDGDGDDESTQWPLKARPSAPSLKKQVPAKFKSRATASKVSARTFTSTPRVMKRPSLTSQKTPKMPPHRRKSTSSGKNARGSNAVTEAPLEPAEPLACELAVDDVEGMLFVSFSSKDSHDTHVPLKRQPPPLPPQPPLPPPPPSPPSKCPPVLQVQVATRATEPEEVTGEGPEVQQESIVQLQKVLLLDLGFIKHRQVIHPALQQVGLKLNLVDPEVAIDLQYLGVALPLPPFPQSCAEGTIPFVSRTGKTNDLTKIKGWRDKYSSSSDLPSGPPQERAVKVPSAFSSELLDEYLESEGQSISERAETFSSFSDPAAAAAAAGVAYSLPSRGSSYVRTLDSVLKSHVAIASASARPTAATRSPTWPADTSNAKPSPKPGPNSHQVPVHSLKHSPIPGGMSPGVSQSWGSRAHPGGKAPLKRDASLGVSRYTGFTVSQRHLQALEKHAFCRGHTDTYITTERATVALSVLLTAQGSVKADRVSWTTADVLGPCQRDRCRLGCVCLSLTREPRGPTHCRRPQCMFECACFRHRVLLVRPHPDSNTKNNAKTGAQGWRRQHVEKTADEDPKLLAYPISDADKSPRPSPGQRVRVLWEGRASEMDPEPLYRPERQRVDTDRTSVLSAALSKPASRSQPRGGGRRVDEVEKDSPVYMYFDSMMTCARVRPINSMPPPQMHILPFAVTDRAKEKAHPSPETSVGKLDAAPSQKSAQVAQKQVLETEAQPTKLLEIVSECNWEPHRNLVLSALNRRLKLNLLTPSFRLGFYRVRLLSIDRQKGLNHSTITYKLSISHIDNDSDDSAEKKSQKKPKLQPPQPPKPGYLKAFKLRPSGSPNRLVEVNGKHYAKARLMLGRMGALHPANRLAAFVTGRMVTLPQTEAEERLRAAVRKTSEALSSSAASSQTQETSVGERAPEPLADAPPKEPCASQLLYIPIGSPDGVTPPAQSTLDPAGLVTHAQKVMLKPVGSTQKGALYRQPNGQLVQLVPLKPLQAIRPKPTLGSAPGTQSVFLTPSGPWPENSSSSQDGSTDPDTPPVTPDASAVVAKRFSLSGKSTMCISQGSAAVRTLPGVGAFSFRICPPSEQSKPQALDSQALGEDQNPSQNTSSSLALPGGFTLIQLPKASDGEVKMSVGGSKTAAAAFPQVIDKSYGTLSRKGSKIAGMSKLDTQITGTLVKERKKIVAPVVIPPMVLGTPKPSYISPRTIKQGSGTPQASNTSIRSSRQASETPQASNTSIRTSRQASETPQASNTSIRTSRQASETPQASNTSIRTSRQASETPQVSNISHRTSQQESGTPQASNASFRTSRQASETPQVSNISHRTSQQDSGTPKANVAAVPPKATGTMHRGPEIQQSSERGTKVLSTPEPLNHIIKERQRRVVQENGFKRLKEVLRISNLKVTQQDILDQARLIIGALKTRERSLERRKAALRDTQSVYIKTISDLSGKSEEQIRKKLQETSKRQRLLEQYRQRQNERNKPSQTQLTAKECDWLTERFAIWKRHKRKRKRKQLLEDQEEEATGVEPAVGTLKPSWRSDVKARDSPELRAALLTPGSNAAQVSSSSQLSSPSNSGAQGQQNIPSSGLDINKVLSLLKVKSLPPQYSHLGAPVKLLLVPVLKNVGKPDEKADAEAKDPAALTDTPSTADATETSSVHAGKVTFSPFSLNPGTTEGPSVCNGRDLKGNCRAVDSSDDHSESLAEDAGNISPSGPVDASSSEHKNESRPKEVPTPGGGEVPGCNIEKPEEQPCSDVAIATETAEHQCVDESVSAAEANMANVHAKQPAPTPTPLVENGVPKRKRGRPRKHPKAERGRPRKHPKADDPTPKAQPAPPPPKTQSAAPPPKTQSAAPPPKTQSAAPPPKTQSSSKHSPRLQARHLRSHLPVTTRTHTRRGKRRGRR comes from the exons ATGGCCAACCGAAGTGGCACTCTCTGGCCCTCGGAACACGACATGGACAGTGAAATCCGTGTCATGCTGGACAACGACTCAGTGTGGCAGGAGTTCCACAGCATCGAGACGGAGATGCTCTTGACGAGGAAGGGGCGCCGCATGTTTCCTTTCTGCCGCTACAGGCTGACAGGTCTGGCCCCCCGCGGCCTCTACTTCCTCGTCATGGACTTCCAGTTACTGGACGAGCAGCGGTACCGCTGGACAGTCGAGGGCCGGGTGCCATGCGGGCCGAGTGAGACGCATGAGGCGCGCGGCCGTGTCTACACGCACCCATCGTCACCCACCACGGGCTCGGTCTGGATGGAAGATCCGGTAGTGTTCCGTGCGGTGAAGCTGACCAGCAATCTCCAGAACAACGACGGCCTTGTTGTGCTGCACTCCAACCACCGGTACATCCCACGGCTGCACGTGGTGCCCTTTGACCCCTACGGGAGGAACACGGTCGACCTGGACAGCCCAGAGACGCAGACGTTCGTGTTCCCGCAGACGGAGTTCTACGCTGTCTCGTGCTACCAGAACCCCAGGCTCATCAAGCTGAAGATCAAGCACAACCCGTTCGCCAGCCAGTTCCGCCATGAGGAGATGCAGTCGGACCAGCTCATGCAGTTACCACCAGGTGGCGCTCATGAGTCCAGTGCTTCTCTCTCCCCCGATTCCAAGCACGCCAAAGGCAACAAGTG GGCTAAAAAGCGctcatctctcccctcctctgccGAGTACGGACTCGGTGCCTCTCTGGTGTTCAAGAAGAGGATGCACCTCTCAGAGCGGTCATTAGGCAATGACTCCTCGCGACTCTCAGGAGGCCTGAACTGCACCGAGGAGATGTTTTGCACGGACGACGAGAGCCACGATGGCGACGGTGACGACGAGTCCACTCAGTGGCCTCTAAAAGCCCGACCCAGCGCCCCCTCTCTAAAGAAGCAAGTCCCTGCTAAGTTCAAGTCGCGAGCCACTGCTTCCAAAGTGTCTGCACGCACCTTCACCTCAACGCCTCGGGTGATGAAAAGGCCCTCACTGACCTCTCAGAAAACACCAAAGATGCCCCCCCACAGGCGCAAGAGCACCAGCAGCGGGAAGAATGCCAGGGGTTCTAACGCAGTCACAGAAGCACCTTTAGAACCAGCGGAaccattggcttgtgagctaGCTGTGGATGACGTAGAGGGCATGCTGTTTGTCTCGTTCTCTAGCAAG GATTCTCACGATACCCACGTGCCTTTGAAGAGGCAGCCACCTCCGTTGCCCCCACAGCCTCCGTTGCCTCCGCCACCTCCGTCGCCTCCATCTAAGTGCCCCCCTGTCCTGCAGGTCCAGGTGGCAACCAGGGCAACAGAACCTGAGGAAGTTACTGGAG aaggtcCAGAGGTCCAGCAGGAGAGTATTGTGCAGCTGCAGAAGGTGTTGCTGTTGGATCTGGGGTTTATCAAACACAGACAGGTCATCCATCCTGCTCTACAACAGG TTGGCCTGAAGCTGAATCTGGTGGATCCTGAAGTGGCTATAGATTTGCAGTACCTGGGCGTGGCCCTGCCCCTGCCGCCCTTCCCACAATCCTGTGCAG AAGGGACCATTCCATTTGTTTCGCGCACAGGGAAGACCAATGACCTCACTAAGATAAAAGGCTGGAGAGACAAATATAGCAGCTCTTCAGACCTCCCCTCTGGCCCACCACAAG agagaGCGGTGAAGGTGCCGTCTGCGTTCAGCAGTGAGCTGCTGGATGAGTACCTGGAGAGTGAAGGCCAGAGCATCAGTGAGCGGGCAGAgaccttctcctccttctccgaCCCGGCCGCTGCTGCAGCCGCCGCTGGCGTGGCCTACAGCTTGCCCTCCAGGGGCAGCAGCTACGTGCGCACCTTAGACAGCGTGCTCAAGAGCCACGTCGCAATCGCCAGCGCCAGCGCCAGGCCAACAGCGGCCACGCGCAGTCCCACGTGGCCAGCTGATACCAGTAACGCCAAGCCAAGTCCTAAACCCGGCCCTAATTCTCACCAAGTGCCCGtccactcactcaaacacagtcCCATCCCGGGCGGCATGTCTCCAGGCGTGTCACAGTCGTGGGGCTCCAGAGCGCACCCTGGTGGCAAGGCACCGCTGAAGCGGGACGCCAGTTTAGGCGTCAGCCGCTACACGGGCTTCACGGTGTCACAGCGCCACCTTCAGGCCTTGGAGAAGCATGCGTTCTGCCGTGGACACACCGACACCTACATCACCACAGAGAGGGCCACCGTCGCTCTGAGCGTGCTCCTCACGGCACAG GGCTCCGTGAAGGCGGACCGCGTGAGCTGGACGACGGCGGACGTGCTGGGCCCGTGCCAGAGGGACCGCTGcaggctggggtgtgtgtgtctcagcctGACCAGGGAGCCGCGCGGGCCCACACACTGCCGCAGGCCCCAGTGCATGTTCGAGTGTGCGTGCTTCAGGCACCGGGTGCTGCTCGTGAGGCCTCATCCCGACAGCAACACCAAAAACAACGCCAAGACCGGCGCCCAGGGGTGGAGGAGACAGCACGTAGAGAAGACCGCCGACGAGGACCCAAAGTTACTGGCTTACC CCATCTCTGACGCTGATAAGAGCCCCAGGCCATCCCCAGGccagcgtgtgcgtgtgctgtggGAGGGCAGAGCCAGTGAGATGGACCCTGAGCCCCTGTACAGACCGGAGAGGCAGCGTGTCGACACAGACAGGACCTCTGTCCTCTCAGCAGCGCTCTCCAAACCAGCCAGCAGATCCCAGCCCAGG GGTGGTGGTCGTAGGGTGGATGAGGTGGAGAAGGACAGTCCGGTGTACATGTACTTTGACAgcatgatgacgtgtgcgcgcgtgcggcCCATCAATAGCATGCCGCCGCCCCAGATGCACATCCTACCTTTCGCCGTGACCGACAGAGCAAAG GAGAAAGCTCATCCGTCTCCTGAGACTTCTGTAGGCAAGTTAGACGCTGCACCCTCCCAGAAGTCTGCGCAAG TGGCCCAGAAGCAAGTGCTGGAGACGGAGGCCCAGCCCACCAAGCTTCTGGAGATCGTCTCCGAGTGCAACTGGGAACCGCACCGCAACCTTGTCCTGAGCGCGCTCAACAGGCGCCTGAAACTAAACCTACTGACGCCGTCGTTCCGGCTGGGGTTCTACCGCGTGCGTTTGCTATCCATCGACCGGCAGAAGGGTCTGAACCACTCCACCATCACCTACAAGCTCAGCATCTCACACATCGATAATGACAGTGACGACTCCGCGGAGAAGAAGTCGCAGAAGAAACCGAAGCTCCAGCCGCCACAGCCCCCAAAGCCTGGCTACCTCAAGGCCTTCAAGCTCAGGCCCAGTGGCTCCCCCAACAGGCTGGTTGAG gTGAACGGGAAACACTATGCAAAAGCCAGACTCATGCTGGGTCGAATGGGAGCACTGCATCCAGCCAATCGGCTTGCAGCGTTCGTCACGGGCCGGATGGTGACCTTACCTCAGACGGAGGCTGAAGAGAGGCTCAGGGCAGCAGTCAGAAAGACCTCCGAGGCTCTAAGCTCCTCGGCTGCGTCCTCCCAAACCCAAGAGACCTCCGTGGGAGAGAGGGCACCTGAACCACTGG CTGATGCTCCTCCAAAAGAACCTTGTGCCTCTCAGCTTCTCTACATCCCCATTGGTTCTCCCGATGGAGTCACGCCTCCTGCCCAATCGACCCTTGACCCTGCTGGTTTGGTGACCCACGCCCAGAAGGTCATGCTGAAGCCAGTGGGCAGCACCCAGAAGGGTGCCCTCTACCGTCAGCCCAACGGCCAGCTGGTGCAGCTGGTGCCCCTGAAGCCGCTCCAGGCCATCAGGCCCAAACCCACCCTAGGTTCTGCTCCAG GCACTCAGAGTGTCTTTCTTACACCCAGTGGTCCTTGGCCAGAaaactcctcttcctctcaggaCGGAAGCACAGACCCAGACACTCCTCCTGTCACTCCAGACGCCTCGGCTGTCGTAGCCAAGCGCTTCTCGCTGTCAGGGAAGAGCACCATGTGCATCTCTCAGGGTTCCGCAGCCGTCAGAACCCTGCCTGGAGTCGGAGCCTTCTCCTTCAGGATCTGCCCTCCCTCGGAGCAGTCCAAACCGCAGGCGCTGGACTCGCAGGCGCTCGGGGAGGACCAGAACCCTTCTCAGAACACGAGCTCCTCTCTTGCACTGCCAGGGGGGTTCACGCTGATTCAGCTGCCAAAGGCTTCTGACGGGGAGGTGAAGATGTCTGTGGGGGGTTCTAAGACCGCTGCAGCAGCATTCCCTCAGGTTATTGACAAATCATACGGAACGTTGTCCAGAAAGGGTTCTAAAATCGCTGGAATGTCTAAGCTGGATACTCAAATCACCGGAACGTTggtgaaagagaggaagaagatcGTTGCCCCTGTGGTGATTCCACCAATGGTCTTGGGAACACCGAAGCCTAGCTACATATCACCTAGAACAATCAAACAGGGTTCTGGAACACCTCAGGCTAGTAACACATCAATTAGATCCTCCAGACAGGCTTCTGAAACACCTCAGGCTAGTAACACATCAATTAGAACCTCCAGACAGGCTTCTGAAACACCTCAGGCTAGTAACACATCAATTAGAACCTCCAGACAGGCTTCTGAAACACCTCAGGCTAGTAACACATCAATTAGAACCTCCAGACAGGCTTCTGAAACACCTCAAGTTAGTAACATATCACATAGAACATCCCAACAGGAATCTGGAACACCTCAGGCTAGTAACGCATCATTTAGAACCTCCAGACAGGCTTCTGAAACACCTCAAGTTAGTAACATATCACATAGAACATCCCAACAGGATTCTGGAACACCTAAGGCTAATGTAGCTGCAGTTCCTCCCAAGGCCACCGGGACAATGCACAGAGGTCCTGAAATCCAGCAGTCCTCAGAGCGGGGCACAAAGGTCCTCTCCACACCAGAGCCCCTAAACCACATCATTAAAGAACGGCAGCGCCGCGTGGTCCAGGAGAACGGCTTCAAGAGGCTCAAAGAGGTGCTGCGCATCAGCAACCTCAAGGTCACCCAGCAGGACATCCTGGACCAG GCACGGCTCATCATTGGCGCATTGAAGACCAGAGAGAGGAGCTTGGAGAGGAGGAAGGCAGCCCTGCGTGACACGCAGTCCGTCTATATCAAGACCATCTCAGACCTGTCCG GGAAGTCGGAGGAGCAGATCaggaagaagctgcaggagACGAGCAAGCGGCAGCGTCTGCTGGAGCAGTACCGCCAGAGGCAGAACGAGCGCAACAAGCCCAGCCAGACGCAGCTCACGGCCAAGGAGTGCGACTGGCTCACCGAGCGCTTCGCCATCTGGAAACGCCACAAGAGGAAGCGCAAGAGGAAGCAGCTGCTCGAGGACCAGGAAGAGGAAGCTACTGGAGTGGAGCCCGCCGTGGGGACCCTCAAACCCAGCTGGCGCTCAG ACGTGAAGGCCAGAGACTCTCCTGAGCTCCGAGCTGCTCTGCTGACGCCGGGAAGCAACG CAGCGCAAGTTAGCAGTTCTAGCCAGCTGTCATCACCTAGCAACAGTGGTGCACAAGGACAGCAGAATATTCCATCATCGGGATTAG ATATAAACAAGGTGCTATCGCTACTCAAGGTGAAATCCCTGCCCCCTCAATACAGCCATTTAG GCGCACCTGTGAAACTGCTCCTCGTCCCAGTCTTGAAAAACGTTGGCAAACCTGATGAGAAAGCTGATGCAGAGGCCAAAGACCCGGCAGCGTTGACGGACACCCCGAGCACTGCCGACGCCACGGAGACATCCTCTGTGCATGCTGGGAAAGTCACCTTCAGTCCTTTTTCACTCAATCCTGGGACAACAGAGGGACCATCCGTCTGCAATGGCAGAGATCTGAAAGGAAATTGCCGGGCTGTGGACAGCTCTGATGACCACTCCGAGTCACTGGCAGAGGATGCTGGGAACATCTCCCCTAGTGGGCCGGTAGATGCCTCAAGCTCGGAACACAAGAACGAGAGTCGGCCCAAAGAGGTCCCTACTCCAGGGGGAGGGGAGGTTCCGGGCTGCAACATTGAGAAACCGGAAGAGCAGCCATGTTCAGATGTTGCCATCGCCACGGAGACGGCAGAACATCAGTGTGTGGACGAGAGCGTGTCTGCAGCTGAGGCCAATATGGCGAATGTGCATGCAAAGCAGCCAGCTCCAACACCAACACCCCTCGTGGAGAACGGTGTCCCAAAACGCAAACGAGGCAGGCCACGCAAGCATCCCAAGGCTGAACGAGGCAGGCCACGCAAGCATCCCAAGGCTGACGACCCCACACCCAAAGCCCAgcctgcaccaccaccacccaaaaCCCAATCTGCTGCACCACCACCCAAAACCCAGTCTGCTGCACCACCACCCAAAACCCAGTCTGCTGCACCACCACCCAAAACCCAGTCTTCTTCCAAACACTCTCCCAGGCTACAGGCTCGTCATCTACGGAGCCACTTGCCGGTgaccacacgtacacacacacgaagaggaaagaggaggggaCGGCgatga